CCAGTGATATCGCCCTTGAGCGCGCGCGGCTGGGCGAGCCCGAAGGGCTAGTTATCCGTGCCGAAAGCCAGACAAAAGGGCGCGGGCGACTAGGGCGCTCGTGGCTTTCCCCTCCGGGATACGGCCTTTATTTTTCCACTCTTCTGCGCCCCCCCCTGCCGGGCGATCAGCTGGCAGTGCTCAGCCTGGTATGTGCCTTGGCCATCGCCGAGGGGCTAGAGGAGACAGGGGGTATTCCAGCCAGGTTGAAGTGGCCAAACGATATCCGGCTGGGCGAGAAAAAAGTCGGTGGTATTCTCCTTGATTTTGAGTCCTCCGGCGCAGCAAAACCGGCTGTCATCGTCGGCTTTGGGCTCAACCTCAAATCCCCACCGGACGGATATCCAGATGAATTCGCCTCTCGCACCACTTCGATGGAAGCGGCGGGATGCCGACTGCCTCAGAGCGAGGAAATCCTCCACACCCTCCTTAATCGGCTCAGGCTCAGATACCAAGACTTCATCGAATCGGGCTTCAAGCCATTGCGGGAGAGATGGGAGTCGCATTCGGACGGTATCGGACGGCGATTTTCATTTTCCATCGCGGATGCCCCATTGGAGGGTATAATGAGAGGTATCGATGAGGCCGGGCGCCTCATCCTTGATACGGGGGACGGGAATTTGCACTCTGTTGACACAGGGGAGATTATTGAGTCATGAGCGTGCATCTGTTGGCCATAGACGTTGGAAATACCGAGACGGTCATCGGCCTTTTTGAGGGTGAGGAAAAAAGAGCGAGCTGGCGCCTTGGCTCGGTTGCGCGGCGCACAGCGGATGAGCTGGCCGTAATTATCGAGGGCCTCTTTCGCCTCTCGGGGTTTGAGATGTCATCAGTCAGCCGGGTGGTCATATCCAGCGTGGTCCCACCGCTGGGTCCAA
The genomic region above belongs to Nitrospinaceae bacterium and contains:
- a CDS encoding biotin--[acetyl-CoA-carboxylase] ligase — translated: MTPTEIRAPAISWRIENLGEVSSTSDIALERARLGEPEGLVIRAESQTKGRGRLGRSWLSPPGYGLYFSTLLRPPLPGDQLAVLSLVCALAIAEGLEETGGIPARLKWPNDIRLGEKKVGGILLDFESSGAAKPAVIVGFGLNLKSPPDGYPDEFASRTTSMEAAGCRLPQSEEILHTLLNRLRLRYQDFIESGFKPLRERWESHSDGIGRRFSFSIADAPLEGIMRGIDEAGRLILDTGDGNLHSVDTGEIIES